One window of Rhodothermus sp. genomic DNA carries:
- the rpmE gene encoding 50S ribosomal protein L31, with protein sequence MKKGLHPEYNLITVRLADGTEFQIRSTMKGPVYVSDVDATNHPFYTGVRQFVDRAGRVEKFMRRYGKVTSKGHQQSEAGEENK encoded by the coding sequence ATGAAAAAGGGTCTGCATCCGGAATACAACCTGATCACCGTGCGGCTGGCTGACGGTACCGAGTTTCAGATTCGCTCGACGATGAAGGGGCCTGTTTACGTCTCCGATGTGGACGCGACAAACCATCCGTTTTACACAGGGGTACGCCAGTTTGTCGACCGGGCCGGTCGTGTGGAGAAGTTCATGCGTCGCTATGGGAAGGTGACCTCCAAGGGGCACCAGCAGTCCGAAGCCGGCGAAGAAAACAAGTAA